A part of Astatotilapia calliptera chromosome 15, fAstCal1.2, whole genome shotgun sequence genomic DNA contains:
- the tdrd15 gene encoding tudor domain-containing protein 15 — protein sequence MQSTLGSDLERSQDLSPSAPCALWPVDLKLTHLDWNPEAILIHFQGQYLTICELDYSILQGEIQNVPKTKAEVDIGEFCLVEDLTSARWYRGRVQKRRDNLFDVFLIDHGNVLTVSATNVSSCSNDLFILPPKIVCGFLANVLLLQSCSHSVVEEFFSSLIGRNINGYIQALLPHKVLLLEVPDINTGLVTHGFGRYVDTDTFLFLVEMLTEMPLKQKIEPVPDLLIEKPRGQEVCFKPPGLQGYEGIFSLYGPALCCGTQAKVRVTAAVSPGLFYCQMASVEAELWEMSKKLAASCECRPKESSQMTPENLGLLSSAKSKDGRWYRGLVQFLPGSSWVRVSFVDYGFVESVKVENIHRLAPELYSTPIMAFPCSLACLSDEDKAIKTQQLCLLKSGLLGGRLHVEITRYDEEHHLYCVTIISAEDEGVEEPEPVRKCPVMKVESVSEAEEQGGFLYHETIMGETLGQTLKVEEVQVDSVFVGYVEHVQNPNHFWIRTQKRNEEFEEMMSKMAEHFEHVKLDEDVLLNPKLGTLCCAVYEGDMHFYRGVVTDTLKHGAEVLFIDFGNTEKVPHMLIKNIPESFACKAAFAICCTLSNVFPVEDIWTSSASDFFRRAVSNKALLVHVVQMRKNKFVVDLFEMGSGNNQSITELLVSSKQAEYIPKGHLDQKRTEKTRCLQSNVKTNIAEDKEQWKIFKEEENASNNEPENEPEKAQLLASIKLLNIKPGCELTVNCSYISSPSDFWCQPQDMVPALEELMDKLQQYYSTHWVPLESGDSCCIAKSPQDGRWYRALITAKQRDNVTVTLVDYGNTVQVSEHILQAIMPEFLYLEEQAFRCSLYNLIEPADPKNSGNWSPEGCRLLKDFVFSSTGALKCKVVSQLYVKNKGLCNVVDLYNSQTQQSVTDTFTEQGLATRVTASTRQQQAAFPESFIYSSHDLHPGNEEQMYVTYVNSQWEVYCHLERNTDIIVELEKKISEESKHMMQVVTRAVVSKLCLAKYFDGKWYRGVVHPIHSPLHFSVFFVDYGNTSISEKTKVMFIPRDSSDLLYTPMQAVRCCLHSVSKKDVYADVKEWLSSAVLNKQVKAVILGKNEDGSFDVELFDGDMNINEKLKELILSLSCKPKTAVRFEMINRKQKTSCKRNTKSSLKSKSHPSVYSNLSTLSTVHRGTKKKENTKSLVGGRTQSKNTRVRTQNEGTLNTRASVKSQNNQVKQQRQEQKQAQQKEAKEIPQLLPDKKICAGFRAKCFVSHTDSIYSFFLQLSEDEPAILKMGEALNSGTLRESLKMPTTLRINDIVLAEFEEDGALYRSVVKNFAGNSCFKVEFVDYGNSAVVEKKKIFSIPKEHLSHPRFSIPCSLLDPSTFRNDVAFTDAVMEKPLMVEFIEQCGTKWDIKIKVLDGEVGLNAGPVTEREDESPNSEANEKLRSHKQNNQRDEACKNEIRSERKMATVKGETFTPKPPSVKVLVPMRMKIHRYHRIRVKSSKSKTTKRFGNASLTPSIQARDSENGMLLSVQSNGCFYVRLLRTSDCLTALESHIADSLVKCKMVAREDIKQGLKCLVQVQSHNKWHRAIVQHLSDENVNVFLVDHGITVEIPIGSIRQQCSDLLKFPNLAVLCKMNSLGFTEKDDDHRHWCETLKPLIGKEVKLIFVRYSEADSLWMVEIIINKLFLMLHQVVSLQHNGGTEKGPTVETSPPQRLAFAPVQMDKLYSGFAAAVKTPSDFCVSLEDFLLVTNKVSVELDDLPDKITTLPKVTYSCILRGVKPAGLDDQWPDEAVVFFQQCLYGKNLQIFFIEFVSNTHWKVDILVDGVHVAKELVDAGHASYVDVMLGLRFLEQSPFRAHSQVLHSEEQCGPEEEGSCEARVHWGM from the exons ATGCAGTCCACACTGGGATCTGATCTTGAAAG GTCTCAAGATTTATCCCCATCCGCACCATGCGCCCTTTGGCCAGTGGACCTCAAGTTAACTCACTTGGACTGGAACCCTGAAGCAATCCTGATACACTTCCAGGGACAGTACCTCACCATATGTGAACTTGACTATAGTATCTTGCAGGGAGAAATACAGAATGTACCAAAGACTAAAGCTGAAGTGGATATTGGAGAGTTTTGCCTCGTGGAAGATTTGACTTCAGCTCGCTGGTACAGAGGAAGAGTTCAGAAACGACGGGACAACCTCTTTGATGTTTTCCTCATTGATCACGGAAACGTGTTGACTGTCAGTGCCACAaacgtttcttcctgttcaaatgACCTGTTCATCCTGCCTCCGAAAATAGTTTGTGGTTTTCTTGCTAATGTGCTGCTTCTTCAGAGTTGTTCTCACTCTGTGGTTGAGGAGTTTTTCTCAAGCCTGATCGGCAGAAATATCAACGGTTACATTCAAGCACTGCTTCCCCACAAAGTCCTCCTACTAGAAGTCCCTGACATCAACACCGGCTTAGTTACACATGGCTTTGGGAGATATGTGGACACTGATACATTTCTCTTCTTGGTAGAGATGCTTACAGAGATGCCTCTCAAACAGAAAATAGAGCCGGTTCCTGACTTACTCATTGAAAAGCCAAGGGGACAAgaagtttgttttaaaccacCAGGTTTGCAGGGATATGAAGGCATTTTTTCACTCTATGGACCAGCCTTGTGTTGTGGGACACAAGCTAAAGTGAGAGTAACTGCCGCTGTCAGCCCTGGGTTGTTTTACTGTCAGATGGCCAGTGTGGAAGCAGAGCTCTGGGAAATGTCAAAGAAGTTAGCTGCATCATGTGAATGCAGACCTAAAGAAAGTTCTCAGATGACTCCAGAGAACCTGGGTTTATTGTCCTCAGCTAAAAGCAAAGATGGGAGATGGTACAGAGGTTTGGTGCAGTTTCTCCCAGGCAGTTCTTGGGTTAGAGTCTCGTTTGTTGACTACGGATTCGTTGAATCCGTCAAAGTTGAAAACATCCACAGGTTGGCACCTGAATTGTATTCAACGCCAATTATGGCATTCCCTTGCTCTCTGGCATGCCTGAGTGATGAGGATAAGGCCATCAAAACTCAGCAGTTGTGTCTCCTGAAATCAGGCTTACTTGGAGGACGATTACACGTGGAGATCACTAGATACGATGAAGAACACCACCTGTACTGTGTCACTATAATTAGTGCTGAAGATGAAGGTGTGGAAGAGCCGGAACCTGTCAGAAAGTGTCCAGTCATGAAGGTTGAGTCCGTTTCTGAGGCTGAAGAACAGGGTGGCTTCTTGTACCATGAAACAATCATGGGCGAAACACTGGGGCAAACGCTGAAGGTAGAAGAGGTGCAGGTAGACTCCGTGTTTGTGGGCTATGTTGAACATGTCCAAAATCCAAACCATTTCTGGATTAGAACACAAAAACGCAATGAGGAGTTTGAAGAAATGATGTCAAAGATGGCAGAACACTTCGAACACGTGAAGCTGGATGAAGACGTACTGTTAAATCCTAAGCTTGGAACACTGTGCTGTGCGGTTTATGAGGGAGACATGCATTTTTACAGGGGTGTAGTGACAGACACTCTTAAGCACGGAGCTGAAGTTTTGTTCATCGATTTTGGGAACACTGAGAAAGTGCCACACATGCTGATCAAGAATATTCCTGAGTCATTTGCCTGCAAGGCGGCATTTGCCATTTGTTGTACTCTTTCGAATGTTTTTCCTGTTGAAGACATCTGGACAAGTTCAGCCTCTGATTTCTTCAGAAGAGCTGTGTCAAACAAAGCCTTGCTAGTCCATGTCGtacaaatgagaaaaaacaaatttgtTGTTGACCTTTTTGAGATGGGAAGTGGCAACAATCAGAGTATTACTGAGCTCCTGGTCTCTTCCAAGCAGGCTGAATACATTCCGAAAGGGCACTTGGACCaaaaaaggacagaaaagaCAAGGTGCCTCCAAAgtaatgtgaaaacaaacatcGCTGAGGATAAGGAGCAATGGAAGATTTTTAAGGAAGAAGAGAATGCATCGAATAATGAACCTGAGAATGAACCTGAGAAAGCTCAACTTCTTGCTAGCATCAAGCTGTTAAATATCAAGCCTGGGTGTGAGTTGACTGTGAACTGCTCTTATATCAGCTCTCCATCAGATTTCTGGTGCCAGCCTCAAGACATGGTTCCAGCTTTGGAAGAACTGATGGATAAACTTCAGCAGTATTATTCAACTCATTGGGTTCCCCTAGAGTCAGGAGATTCATGCTGCATTGCCAAGTCACCTCAAGATGGACGATGGTACAGGGCCTTAATCACTGCAAAACAGAGAGACAATGTCACAGTAACGTTGGTTGATTATGGGAATACTGTCCAAGTCAGTGAACACATTCTTCAAGCAATAATGCCAGAATTTCTTTATTTGGAAGAACAAGCTTTCAGGTGCAGCCTTTACAACTTAATTGAACCTGCTGACCCTAAGAACTCTGGGAATTGGAGTCCAGAAGGCTGTAGGTTGCTGAAAGATTTTGTCTTCAGCAGCACTGGAGCTCTAAAATGTAAAGTTGTCTCCCAGTTATATGTGAAAAACAAGGGGCTGTGCAATGTTGTTGATCTCTACAACAGCCAAACCCAGCAGAGTGTGACAGATACGTTCACAGAACAAGGTCTGGCAACACGAGTGACGGCGTCAACAAGGCAACAGCAAGCAGCGTTTCCGGAATCTTTTATCTACTCTTCACATGATCTACACCCAGGAAATGAGGAACAAATGTATGTCACCTACGTTAACAGTCAGTGGGAGGTCTACTGCCATCTTGAAAGAAACACTGACATTATTGTTGAGCTTGAGAAGAAAATCTCAGAGGAGAGTAAACACATGATGCAAGTTGTTACAAGAGCTGTTGTAAGCAAACTGTGCCTGGCAAAATACTTTGATGGCAAGTGGTACCGCGGTGTAGTGCATCCTATTCATTCACCTCTgcatttcagtgtgttttttgtggacTATGGAAACACAAGCATATCAGAGAAGACCAAAGTCATGTTCATCCCGAGAGACTCATCAGATTTGTTGTACACCCCCATGCAAGCCGTGAGATGTTGTCTCCATTCAGTGTCCAAGAAAGATGTGTATGCAGATGTTAAGGAGTGGCTCAGTAGTGCAGTCCTCAACAAGCAAGTGAAAGCTGTCATACTTGGAAAGAATGAAGATGGTTCATTTGATGTCGAATTATTTGATGGAGACATGAACATCAATGAGAAGTTGAAGGAGCTCATTCTCAGTCTTTCATGTAAACCCAAGACTGCTGTTAGATTTGAGATGatcaacagaaaacagaaaacctccTGCAAACGAAACACAAAGTCTTCGTTAAAAAGCAAGAGTCATCCTAGCGTGTATTCAAATCTTTCGACATTGTCCACTGTCCACAGAGgtactaaaaagaaagaaaacacaaaaagcctTGTTGGTGGGAGAACTCAAAGCAAGAACACAAGAGTGAGAACACAGAATGAGGGCACATTGAACACCCGGGCCTCTGTGAAATCGCAGAACAATCAAGTGAAACAACAAAGACAGGAACAGAAGCAAGCCCAACAGAAAGAGGCAAAAGAAATACCCCAACTGCTGCCTGACAAGAAGATATGTGCAGGCTTTAGGGCAAAGTGTTTTGTTTCCCACACAGACTCCATTTACAGCTTTTTTCTTCAGCTGTCAGAGGATGAACCTGCAATCTTGAAAATGGGTGAAGCTCTCAACTCAGGTACCCTCAGAGAATCCTTGAAGATGCCTACAACCTTAAGAATCAATGACATTGTTTTGGCTGAGTTTGAGGAGGACGGTGCCCTTTATCGTTCAGTTGTGAAGAACTTTGCAGGCAATTCGTGTTTCAAAGTTGAGTTTGTGGACTATGGAAACTCGGCAGTCGTTGAGAAGAAAAAGATCTTCTCTATACCAAAGGAGCATCTGTCACATCCGAGATTCAGTATACCATGCTCGCTGCTGGATCCAAGCACATTCAGAAATGATGTGGCTTTCACTGATGCAGTAATGGAGAAGCCACTGATGGTTGAGTTCATAGAGCAATGTGGAACCAAGTGGGACATAAAGATTAAGGTTCTTGATGGAGAAGTGGGCCTTAATGCAGGACCTGTAACTGAAAGGGAGGATGAGTCTCCTAATTCTGAAGCTAATGAGAAATTGAGGTCCCACAAACAGAATAACCAAAGAGATGAAGCATGCAAGAATGAAATAAGGTCTGAAAGAAAGATGGCTACTGTCAAAGGTGAAACATTCACGCCTAAACCACCATCTGTTAAGGTGTTAGTGCCGATGAGGATGAAAATTCACAGGTATCACAGGATAAGAGTCAAGAGTAGCAAGAGTAAGACGACAAAGAGATTTGGAAATGCATCCCTTACCCCATCTATTCAAGCCAGAGACTCAGAGAATGGAATGCTTTTGTCGGTCCAGAGTAATGGCTGCTTTTATGTAAGACTTCTTAGGACCAGTGACTGTCTCACTGCATTGGAAAGTCACATTGCAGATAGCCTGGTCAAGTGCAAGATGGTAGCAAGAGAGGATATCAAACAAGGCCTCAAGTGCTTAGTTCAAGTCCAGAGTCACAACAAGTGGCACAGAGCCATAGTTCAGCACCTGAGTGATGAAAATGTCAATGTTTTCCTGGTGGATCACGGAATAACAGTGGAAATCCCAATTGGTTCAATTCGACAGCAGTGTAGTGACCTGTTGAAATTCCCAAACCTTGCAGTGCTGTGCAAGATGAACAGTCTTGGGTTCACTGAGAAGGACGATGATCACAGACACTGGTGTGAAACTCTGAAACCCTTGATAGGCAAAGAAGTCAAGTTGATTTTTGTGCGTTATTCTGAAGCGGATAGCCTCTGGATGGTTGAAATAATCATAAACAAACTGTTTCTCATGTTGCATCAAGTTGTGTCACTGCAGCACAATGGAGGCACTGAAAAAGGACCAACCGTGGAGACCAGCCCTCCTCAGCGGCTTGCCTTTGCTCCAGTTCAAATGGACAAATTATATTCTGGCTTTGCTGCTGCAGTTAAGACGCCTTCTGACTTCTGTGTGTCTCTAGAGGATTTTCTTCTTGTAACAAACAAAGTGTCAGTTGAGCTGGATGACCTTCCAGACAAGATAACAACCCTCCCAAAGGTCACTTATTCCTGCATCCTGAGAGGTGTGAAGCCAGCTGGATTGGATGATCAGTGGCCTGATGAGGCGGTGGTCTTCTTCCAGCAATGTTTGTATGGGAAGAACCTCCAGATCTTCTTCATAGAGTTTgtgtcaaacacacactggaaggTGGACATTCTTGTAGATGGTGTCCATGTTGccaaggagctggtggatgCTGGACATGCCAGCTATGTGGATGTCATGCTAGGACTCAG GTTCCTGGAGCAAAGCCCCTTTAGAGCTCATTCCCAGGTCCTTCACAGTGAGGAGCAGTGTGGGCCAGAAGAGGAAGGTTCTTGTGAAGCTCGAGTCCACTGGGGGATGTGA